TTAGGACCTGTCGGGCTTATGGCCTTTCGGAAATTAGACCCCCATAGAAAGAGGCCTTTTTATCTCCCGTTTGCGAATACTATTTCTTTACTGGCATTTATAGTCGGAACGCTGATAATTTACTGGTCAGGCTTCGATGTCTTATGGAAACTCGGGATAGGAATATCCGCGGGGGTTATACTTTTTATTTTTACGAATTTTAATAAAATTAAAAAGAAATTAAAAGAAACGGTTATACCGGGGCTCTGGTTTCTGTTTTATATAATTGCTATTTTAACGACATCCTTTTTCGGCAGTAAAAGTTTTGGCGGAAAAAATTTGATTAAATCGCCCTACGACTTGATTGCCGTGATTTTAATCGCCGTCCTGTTCTACTTCATCGCGATTAATACCTCGATAAAAAAAGAAGAGATGAAAATGATAATAGAGGAAGAATTTATCGGGGAAGAATTCGAGATTTAGTGAAAAAGGGAAAAGGGGTCAGATTTATTTATTTTTTACAAATAAATCTGACCCCTTTTCCACTCGGGACTATTTTAACGACTCAAGATACTTAGCGATTGTGTTGAGCTGCGACGCCGGAATGCTTTTTAATCTCGGCATTATCACAAGATAAGTATGTCCGTTAATGGTAGCCGGTATTCCGTATGTAAAATGCACTTTGGGGTCGATTATTTGAGTTTCTATCCATGATAGGCTTTTTGTTTTTCCGACATGGGAAAGGTTAGGACCGACGGTGCCGCCTATTCCATTTATCCGGTGACACGCGATACAGTTATCCGCCCTGAAAAGCTTAAGTCCTTCCGGCAGTTTTGGATAAGCTAAATTTGCCCTTTTATACGGAAAAGTTTTGATATATCCTGCTAATCTATCAGCCACGGAAGACGGAATAGCTTGAAACCCCGGCATTCTGACAAGATAAATCTTACCGTTAATTTTCTTTTTAGTTCCTAAAATAAAATGGCTTCCGGGATGAAATATCTGCGCTTTAATCCATGAAAGACTTTTTGTTTTTCCGATATAGGAAAGATCCGGCCCCACTGTCCCGCCCTGATGCCCCAGAGTGTGGCAGTCGATGCAGTAATACTCCTTAAAAAGTTTAGGCCCGGAAGGCAATGCAAAAGCAAAATTTGAAATAAAAAAAATAGCAGCCAAGCAAAATGTCATAATAAAAAAAATATACCTTTTCATTTTTTGTTCCTCCTTAATCTTATTTATTTAACCATCCCGTCCGCCTTTTAAAAATTATCCCTCCCCTACCAAAGGGGGGCTTCGGAGAGAGGGGAGGTAATTTAACAAGCCGTCAAGATGTATTGCTTATTCTTTATTAATAATTATATTGCGCATTATTCCCAATTTATGCAGGATAAATGCTGATTTTTGTAAGGTAAATCTTTAAAGAAAATGTAGGGAAAAACCTTATACTCTTAATATTAATAGAAAAAGGGGTCAGATTTATTTGTAAATAAATCTGACCCCTTTTTCTATTTTTCTTCTTTTCTCCTCTTTTTTCGCTTTTTTCATTTTTATTGTTTTAAAATTTTAAGTTTTTCTATAAAATCCATAAGATCGGATTTATTCTCAAGACCCAATTTTTCCATTCCCCTTAAGCGGTATGTGGCAACGGTTTTTTCGCTCAAGAAGTGCTTTTCCGCGATTTCTTTATTTGTAAAGCCCTGCACGATACCGATCACAACCTCCTGCTCCCTCGAGCTTAAGCTATTCCAGAGAAGTTTTTCCCTGCTTAATTTGCCGGTACCGGTT
This genomic interval from Candidatus Acidulodesulfobacterium ferriphilum contains the following:
- a CDS encoding cytochrome c, giving the protein MKRYIFFIMTFCLAAIFFISNFAFALPSGPKLFKEYYCIDCHTLGHQGGTVGPDLSYIGKTKSLSWIKAQIFHPGSHFILGTKKKINGKIYLVRMPGFQAIPSSVADRLAGYIKTFPYKRANLAYPKLPEGLKLFRADNCIACHRINGIGGTVGPNLSHVGKTKSLSWIETQIIDPKVHFTYGIPATINGHTYLVIMPRLKSIPASQLNTIAKYLESLK